A genomic segment from Streptosporangium roseum DSM 43021 encodes:
- a CDS encoding PLP-dependent aminotransferase family protein — MGSEDLDQFAALVRDRLRLRQGREPAGRRLAGALTDLAEIGALAPGTRLPSERDLAQAVGLSRGTVAAAFNALCDEGLCERRHGSGTYLLQAPSFTGLLNAGAVLADLSTSVVPDPSHLVLPPLDPAELMRTPSGHGYDTRGDPRLRAMLGGDVLITGGAQHGIDLAVRVLLRPGDRVLVDDPTYGGALAILRRAGAHAVPVDLADPGAVGAAIARHRPALVYVVSVGNPTGAVPDLRHVAELARAQDVTIVEDRTLAELVHEGEPPAPLATVHPYGTVTVNSLSKVLWGGLRLGWLEAAEPLLARLTEAKQGSDLATSAVSQRLAAELLERNPVASWRAELARRRDHFAAALTARLPGWTWTRPQGGLSLWTRLPGVDTDRFAALTRRYGVAVAPGSLFSADGRHRDRLRLSFALPPELLDQAVTGLARAWEERD, encoded by the coding sequence GTGGGAAGTGAAGATCTGGACCAGTTCGCCGCCCTCGTGCGTGACCGGCTGCGGCTGCGCCAGGGGAGGGAGCCGGCCGGTCGCAGGCTCGCCGGAGCGCTGACCGACCTCGCCGAGATCGGCGCGCTGGCCCCCGGCACCAGGCTGCCGTCCGAACGCGACCTCGCCCAGGCCGTCGGCCTCAGCCGCGGCACGGTCGCCGCCGCCTTCAACGCCCTGTGCGACGAGGGACTCTGCGAGCGCAGGCACGGCAGCGGCACCTACCTGCTCCAGGCGCCCTCGTTCACCGGGCTGCTGAACGCGGGCGCGGTGCTCGCCGACCTGTCCACCTCCGTCGTGCCCGACCCCTCCCACCTGGTCCTGCCCCCGCTCGACCCGGCCGAGCTCATGCGCACTCCCAGCGGCCACGGCTACGACACCAGGGGAGACCCCCGGCTGCGGGCCATGCTCGGCGGGGACGTGCTGATCACCGGCGGCGCCCAGCACGGCATCGACCTGGCCGTCAGGGTCCTGCTGCGCCCGGGTGACCGGGTGCTGGTGGACGACCCGACGTACGGCGGCGCCCTCGCGATCCTCCGGCGGGCGGGAGCGCACGCCGTACCCGTCGACCTGGCCGATCCCGGAGCGGTCGGCGCGGCGATCGCCCGCCACCGGCCCGCCCTCGTCTACGTCGTCAGCGTCGGCAACCCCACCGGCGCCGTCCCCGACCTGCGGCACGTCGCGGAGCTCGCCCGGGCGCAGGACGTGACGATCGTCGAGGACAGGACCCTCGCCGAGCTCGTCCACGAGGGCGAGCCCCCGGCCCCGCTCGCGACGGTTCACCCGTATGGCACGGTCACCGTGAACTCGCTGTCCAAGGTGCTCTGGGGCGGGCTGCGGCTGGGCTGGCTGGAGGCCGCCGAGCCGCTGCTGGCCCGCCTGACCGAGGCCAAGCAGGGGTCCGACCTGGCCACGAGCGCCGTCTCCCAGCGTCTGGCGGCCGAACTGCTCGAACGCAACCCCGTCGCCTCCTGGCGTGCGGAGCTGGCCCGCCGCCGCGACCACTTCGCCGCCGCACTCACCGCCCGGCTCCCCGGGTGGACCTGGACGCGGCCCCAGGGCGGCCTGTCCCTGTGGACCCGCCTCCCCGGCGTCGACACCGACCGCTTCGCCGCGCTCACCCGCCGGTACGGCGTCGCCGTCGCGCCCGGCTCGCTGTTCTCCGCAGACGGCCGCCACCGCGACCGCCTGCGCCTCAGCTTCGCCCTCCCGCCCGAGCTGCTCGACCAGGCCGTCACCGGTCTCGCCCGCGCCTGGGAGGAGCGCGACTGA
- a CDS encoding RtcB family protein encodes MTTSKRRPAAFQQDLRLVRTDDSWLHLPNRWGIPVDVCAGADVPIESSAIDEILTVLATADTLERLGAVTGHTEAAISRVVLTPDLHKGAGIPIGTVLQTRGALLPQAVGNDINCGMRLETTSLTADQVRPRLDALERRLRHLFFEGGRRIALSGLQREALLRDGLPGLLGTGRPERADGVWSALRPGDARPGRIHGSQYPTTNADAFRDWIHSAGGTSFDSIIGSVGGGNHFAELQYVSAIHDRQAAHGWGFSLGQVVLMVHSGSLSLGHQANASGLDQARAAWPAGVPLPDNRIIPMMTDGRSAPARRRYLDAFGNAANFAVGNRFFLSLMLRAGLAAECGELAADLVYDAPHNLLWQHDDGQVVHRKGATPAGGYAETAGGPYAMWGEPVIVPGSMGAASYVLRGHGNPRTLASACHGAGRRVRRGAAAQAGEAELDAFLRDFRVVTPLDHRDPAVNRRSDVMAAWRRDLKQEAPWVYKDIGPVVSSLRRAGVAEPVVELRPLLTVKG; translated from the coding sequence ATGACAACCTCCAAGCGGCGTCCCGCCGCGTTCCAGCAGGACCTGCGGCTCGTCCGCACCGACGACAGCTGGCTCCACCTGCCCAACCGGTGGGGCATCCCCGTGGACGTCTGCGCCGGGGCCGACGTGCCGATCGAGTCCAGCGCGATCGACGAGATCCTCACCGTGCTCGCCACCGCCGACACCCTGGAGCGGTTGGGCGCGGTGACCGGGCACACCGAAGCGGCGATCAGCCGGGTCGTGCTGACCCCCGACCTCCACAAGGGGGCCGGGATCCCGATCGGCACGGTGCTGCAGACGCGCGGCGCGCTGCTCCCCCAGGCGGTCGGCAACGACATCAACTGCGGTATGCGGCTGGAGACGACGTCGCTGACCGCCGACCAGGTACGCCCGCGGCTGGACGCGCTGGAACGCCGGCTACGGCACCTGTTCTTCGAGGGCGGCCGGCGCATCGCGCTGTCCGGTCTCCAGCGAGAGGCGCTGCTCCGCGACGGCCTGCCGGGGCTGCTCGGCACCGGCAGGCCGGAGCGGGCGGACGGGGTGTGGTCGGCGCTGCGGCCCGGCGACGCCCGGCCCGGCCGGATCCACGGATCGCAGTACCCGACCACGAACGCCGACGCCTTCCGGGACTGGATCCACAGCGCGGGCGGCACGAGCTTCGACAGCATCATCGGCAGCGTCGGCGGCGGCAACCATTTCGCGGAGCTGCAGTACGTGTCGGCGATCCATGACCGGCAGGCCGCCCACGGGTGGGGCTTCAGTCTCGGCCAGGTGGTGCTGATGGTGCACAGCGGCTCCCTGTCGCTGGGACATCAGGCCAACGCGTCCGGGCTGGACCAGGCCAGAGCCGCATGGCCCGCAGGCGTCCCCCTGCCGGACAACAGGATCATCCCCATGATGACGGACGGACGGTCCGCGCCGGCGCGGCGGCGCTACCTGGACGCGTTCGGCAACGCGGCGAACTTCGCGGTGGGCAACCGGTTCTTCCTGTCGCTGATGCTGCGCGCCGGGCTGGCCGCCGAGTGCGGGGAACTCGCCGCCGACCTCGTGTACGACGCCCCGCACAACCTGCTGTGGCAGCACGACGACGGACAGGTCGTGCACCGCAAGGGCGCGACGCCGGCGGGCGGATACGCCGAGACGGCGGGCGGGCCGTACGCGATGTGGGGCGAGCCCGTCATCGTACCGGGCTCGATGGGGGCCGCCAGTTACGTGCTGCGCGGTCACGGCAACCCCCGGACCCTGGCGAGTGCCTGCCACGGGGCCGGTCGCCGCGTGCGCCGGGGCGCCGCCGCCCAGGCGGGCGAAGCCGAGCTGGACGCCTTCCTTCGCGACTTCCGGGTGGTCACCCCCCTGGACCACCGTGACCCGGCCGTCAACCGCCGCTCCGACGTGATGGCCGCGTGGCGCCGCGACCTCAAGCAGGAGGCCCCCTGGGTGTACAAGGACATCGGCCCCGTCGTCTCAAGTCTCCGCAGGGCCGGGGTCGCCGAACCCGTCGTCGAGCTGCGACCGCTGCTGACCGTCAAGGGGTGA
- a CDS encoding TIGR03618 family F420-dependent PPOX class oxidoreductase — MEVSVGKLNDDAKELLSQPIHAWVTTVRPDGSLHSTVVWVDVDGDDVIFNTAVGRAKERHLRNDPRVSVSVLDPKDAFHLVSVSGTGELELEGADAVIDGLAKKYLGVDSYPYRQPGEQRITVRVRPDQVIYSPGS; from the coding sequence GTGGAGGTCTCTGTGGGCAAGCTGAACGACGACGCGAAAGAACTGCTCAGCCAGCCGATTCACGCCTGGGTGACGACCGTCCGGCCTGACGGGTCGCTGCACAGCACCGTCGTGTGGGTGGATGTCGACGGAGACGACGTCATCTTCAACACGGCCGTCGGCCGCGCCAAGGAGCGCCACCTGCGCAACGACCCCCGGGTGTCGGTGAGCGTCCTGGACCCCAAGGACGCCTTCCACCTCGTCAGCGTCTCGGGCACCGGGGAGCTGGAGCTCGAAGGCGCGGACGCCGTCATCGACGGCCTGGCGAAGAAGTACCTCGGGGTGGACAGCTACCCCTACCGGCAGCCGGGCGAGCAGCGCATCACGGTGCGGGTGAGGCCCGACCAGGTGATCTACAGCCCGGGAAGCTGA
- the cobM gene encoding precorrin-4 C(11)-methyltransferase yields MTVRFIGAGPGAADLITLRGQRAVASSPVCLYAGSLVPAELLECCPRGARLVDTARMALEEIVAEMLAAHGAGHDVARLHSGDPSVFSAMAEQMRRLDAAGVPYEVIPGVPAFAAAAASLKRELTVPGVGQTIVLTRTSVRATPMPDGEDLDTLGRSRATMVLHLAVQRIEAVAAELVPNYGADCPVAVVARASRDDEVILRGTLADIAGKVHAAGVVRTAVIVVGRVLTASEFPDSHLYSAARCRD; encoded by the coding sequence ATGACGGTGCGGTTCATCGGGGCGGGACCCGGCGCCGCCGACCTGATCACCCTCCGGGGGCAGCGGGCGGTCGCGTCCTCGCCGGTGTGCCTGTACGCCGGGTCCCTGGTCCCGGCCGAGCTGCTGGAGTGCTGCCCGCGGGGGGCGCGGCTGGTGGACACCGCCAGGATGGCCCTGGAGGAGATCGTGGCGGAGATGCTCGCCGCTCACGGAGCCGGTCACGACGTGGCCCGCTTGCACTCCGGCGACCCGTCGGTGTTCAGCGCGATGGCCGAGCAGATGCGGCGGCTGGACGCGGCCGGGGTGCCCTACGAGGTGATCCCCGGCGTGCCCGCGTTCGCCGCCGCGGCGGCGTCGCTGAAGCGGGAGCTCACCGTCCCCGGGGTGGGCCAGACGATCGTGCTGACCCGGACCTCGGTCCGCGCCACCCCCATGCCCGACGGAGAGGACCTGGACACGCTCGGCCGCAGCCGGGCCACGATGGTCCTCCACCTGGCCGTGCAGCGTATCGAGGCGGTCGCCGCGGAGCTGGTCCCCAACTACGGCGCCGACTGCCCGGTGGCCGTGGTGGCGCGGGCCAGCCGGGACGACGAGGTGATCCTGCGCGGCACCCTGGCCGACATCGCCGGCAAGGTCCATGCCGCCGGGGTCGTCCGCACCGCGGTGATCGTGGTCGGCCGCGTGCTGACCGCCTCGGAGTTCCCCGACAGCCACCTGTACTCGGCCGCCCGCTGCCGTGACTGA
- the def gene encoding peptide deformylase yields MEASGEGTARPITFVGEPVLHRPCETVTRFDDDLAMLVADMFASMYAAEGVGLAANQIGIGLRVFVYDCPDETEEFRKGVVVNPTLVMPGPDEEHLDDYAEGCLSVPGQRASLARPDRAVVHGFDVTGAPVTVEGTGLLARCLQHETDHLEGRLYIDRLPAERREQVLAAYEQERDQAAVAG; encoded by the coding sequence ATGGAAGCAAGCGGCGAGGGCACGGCAAGGCCGATCACGTTCGTCGGCGAACCGGTGCTGCACCGTCCGTGTGAGACCGTGACCCGCTTCGACGACGACCTCGCCATGCTGGTCGCGGACATGTTCGCGAGCATGTACGCCGCCGAGGGCGTGGGCCTGGCGGCCAACCAGATCGGGATCGGCCTGCGCGTGTTCGTCTACGACTGCCCGGACGAGACCGAGGAGTTCCGCAAGGGCGTCGTGGTCAATCCGACCCTGGTGATGCCCGGACCGGACGAGGAGCACCTGGACGACTACGCCGAGGGCTGCCTGTCGGTGCCGGGGCAGCGGGCCTCGCTGGCCAGGCCGGACCGTGCCGTGGTGCACGGGTTCGACGTGACCGGAGCGCCCGTCACGGTGGAGGGCACCGGCCTGCTGGCCCGCTGCCTGCAGCACGAGACCGACCACCTGGAGGGGCGCCTCTACATCGACCGGCTCCCGGCCGAGCGGCGCGAGCAGGTCCTGGCGGCCTACGAGCAGGAGCGCGACCAGGCGGCCGTGGCCGGCTGA
- a CDS encoding MFS transporter — protein sequence MSPGGQRRLTLASSVIGAMIVALDGTVLTVVQPTLQRDLHASFAQVQWTSTGYLIAVASLLVFAGRLGDRYGHRQLLATGILGFAATSAGIGLAPDIGWVIGLRVAQGIFGALLQPATLGILRATYPRDRLGMPIALRTSAIGVAAAAGPIVGGALTAHLGWRAVFFLNVAPALAVGVLTLAVRPSAPVKASGVRLDLPGACLLAVTLACLVRTLVEIPETGWTAATALGLTAVAATGGAFVWHERRATSPLVPSSVLRSTTVTSALGILVAASAALFGALFVGTYFLQDVLALDPLQSGLRVLPLAATMVLGAPVCAVLLRRWGPRGTAVAGMALLALGILLLSHLGQAPASLAISGCFLVLGAGFSAVMVTGTAVVVHHASVDTAGVAGGLQQTAMNVGPALGVAAATMLMTLTAPGTTAGGPYGDGPHWTADAFSSAMGPTLMVLAAVAVIGALPAGRLPGRTAPVLHGHQR from the coding sequence GTGAGCCCCGGAGGACAGCGGCGCCTGACACTCGCGAGCAGCGTCATCGGGGCGATGATCGTCGCCCTGGACGGAACCGTGCTGACCGTCGTGCAGCCCACCCTGCAACGGGATCTGCACGCCTCGTTCGCGCAGGTCCAGTGGACCAGCACCGGATACCTGATCGCCGTGGCGAGCCTGCTCGTCTTCGCCGGCCGCCTCGGGGACCGCTACGGCCACCGGCAGCTCCTCGCCACCGGCATCCTGGGCTTTGCCGCCACGTCGGCCGGTATCGGCCTGGCGCCTGACATCGGCTGGGTCATCGGCCTGCGCGTCGCCCAGGGGATCTTCGGCGCGCTGCTGCAACCGGCCACCCTCGGGATACTGCGCGCCACATACCCGCGCGACCGGCTCGGCATGCCGATCGCGCTGCGCACCAGTGCCATCGGCGTGGCGGCCGCCGCCGGTCCGATCGTCGGCGGGGCGCTGACCGCCCACCTGGGCTGGCGCGCGGTCTTCTTCCTCAACGTGGCACCCGCTCTCGCGGTCGGCGTGCTGACTCTCGCCGTCCGGCCATCCGCGCCGGTGAAAGCCTCCGGCGTCCGGCTCGACCTGCCCGGCGCCTGCCTTCTCGCGGTAACCCTGGCCTGCCTGGTGCGAACGCTCGTCGAAATACCGGAAACCGGCTGGACGGCGGCGACCGCGCTCGGGCTTACCGCCGTCGCGGCCACCGGTGGCGCGTTCGTCTGGCACGAACGACGCGCCACGAGCCCGCTGGTGCCGTCAAGCGTGCTCCGATCGACAACGGTCACCTCGGCGCTCGGCATCCTGGTGGCGGCGTCGGCGGCCCTGTTCGGCGCCCTGTTCGTCGGCACGTACTTCCTGCAGGACGTCCTCGCGCTGGACCCGCTGCAGAGCGGTCTGAGAGTGCTGCCCCTGGCCGCGACGATGGTGCTGGGCGCACCGGTCTGCGCTGTGCTGCTGCGCCGGTGGGGGCCACGCGGGACGGCCGTGGCGGGGATGGCCCTGCTCGCCCTCGGCATCCTTCTGCTGTCCCATCTCGGCCAGGCGCCGGCCTCCCTGGCGATCAGCGGTTGCTTTCTCGTGCTGGGCGCCGGTTTCAGCGCGGTGATGGTCACCGGGACAGCCGTCGTCGTCCACCACGCGTCCGTGGACACCGCCGGGGTGGCCGGCGGGCTCCAGCAGACCGCCATGAATGTCGGCCCGGCGCTGGGCGTCGCCGCGGCGACGATGCTGATGACCCTCACCGCCCCCGGCACCACCGCCGGCGGGCCGTACGGCGACGGGCCGCACTGGACCGCTGACGCCTTCTCCTCCGCGATGGGCCCCACGCTCATGGTCCTCGCGGCCGTAGCCGTGATCGGCGCGCTGCCGGCGGGCAGGCTGCCCGGTCGGACGGCACCGGTTCTCCACGGTCACCAACGCTGA
- a CDS encoding flavin monoamine oxidase family protein gives MPADPRHPRFDHASLSPGHERVSPRLVRTAQEGLPARQDTPKRVLVIGAGMAGLVAAYELMRQGHDPVVLEAQQRVGGRVHTLRGFAEGLYAEAGAMRIPRVHDLTLAYCREFGLGLRPFVMGNPRTLAFIQGRRMTMEDLNADPGLVDFELAEHERGRSYEELWNAATAEVRERYSAEGGAALDRLCADYDHHSIRSFLRERGFSPGAVELYGIMSFRESNLNAAVIEQFREIIGRAFEDMQEIVGGTDRLPLAFYERLKERVHFGHEVHAIEQDDHSVTLHVRTAAGRTEMTGDYAVCTMPFSVLRDIEVRPAFTRRKQRAIRELNYNASTKILFQVRERFWEHTDGIVGGTTVTDLPVRRICYPSHSDPDERRGVLLASYTWGQDALRWGAMSREKRIQQAVEDVAKVHPEIVDVFEFGVSHAWYEDPFAAGAFALFEPHQQTTLHEAIIQPEGRVHFAGEHCSLWHAWIEGALESGLRAAAAIHDGPS, from the coding sequence ATGCCCGCCGATCCCCGCCACCCCCGGTTCGACCACGCATCCCTCAGCCCCGGCCACGAGCGGGTCTCCCCGCGTCTGGTCAGGACCGCGCAGGAGGGCCTGCCCGCCCGCCAGGACACGCCGAAGCGGGTCCTGGTCATCGGCGCGGGCATGGCGGGCCTGGTCGCGGCCTACGAGCTGATGCGCCAGGGGCACGACCCCGTCGTGCTGGAGGCACAGCAGCGCGTGGGCGGCCGCGTCCACACCCTGCGCGGCTTCGCGGAGGGCCTGTACGCCGAGGCAGGGGCCATGCGCATCCCCCGCGTCCACGACCTGACGCTGGCCTACTGCCGCGAGTTCGGGCTCGGCCTGCGCCCTTTCGTCATGGGCAACCCCAGAACCCTCGCCTTCATCCAGGGCAGGCGCATGACGATGGAGGACCTGAACGCCGATCCGGGCCTGGTGGACTTCGAGCTGGCCGAGCACGAACGCGGCAGGAGCTACGAGGAGCTGTGGAACGCGGCCACCGCGGAGGTCCGGGAGCGCTACTCGGCCGAGGGAGGCGCCGCCCTCGACCGTCTCTGCGCCGACTACGACCATCACTCGATCCGCAGCTTCCTGCGCGAGCGGGGCTTCTCCCCGGGGGCCGTCGAGCTCTACGGGATCATGAGCTTCCGGGAGTCGAACCTCAACGCCGCGGTGATCGAGCAGTTCCGGGAGATCATCGGGCGGGCGTTCGAGGACATGCAGGAGATCGTCGGAGGGACCGACCGGCTGCCCCTCGCCTTCTACGAGCGGCTCAAGGAGCGCGTCCACTTCGGCCACGAGGTGCACGCGATCGAGCAGGACGACCACTCGGTCACCCTGCACGTCAGGACCGCCGCCGGCCGTACCGAGATGACGGGCGACTACGCGGTGTGCACCATGCCCTTCTCCGTGCTCCGCGACATCGAGGTAAGGCCCGCGTTCACCCGGCGCAAGCAGCGGGCGATCAGGGAGCTCAACTACAACGCCTCGACCAAGATCCTGTTTCAGGTGCGCGAGCGGTTCTGGGAGCACACCGACGGGATCGTCGGCGGGACCACCGTGACCGACCTGCCCGTCCGCCGGATCTGCTACCCCTCCCACTCCGACCCCGACGAGCGCAGGGGCGTCCTGCTCGCCAGCTACACCTGGGGCCAGGACGCGCTGCGGTGGGGTGCCATGAGCAGGGAGAAGCGGATCCAGCAGGCTGTGGAGGACGTCGCGAAGGTCCATCCGGAGATCGTCGACGTCTTCGAGTTCGGGGTGAGCCACGCCTGGTACGAGGACCCCTTCGCGGCCGGTGCCTTCGCCCTCTTCGAACCGCACCAGCAGACGACCCTGCACGAGGCGATCATCCAGCCGGAGGGCCGCGTCCACTTCGCCGGAGAGCACTGCTCCCTCTGGCACGCCTGGATCGAAGGCGCGCTGGAGTCGGGCCTGCGCGCCGCCGCCGCCATCCACGACGGCCCGTCCTGA
- a CDS encoding TIGR03618 family F420-dependent PPOX class oxidoreductase: MSPGTTTSGKGWVLKDLGDGFRAFWRERHLSTLTTVRADGTPHVVPVGVTLDPDSGIARVITSGGSHKVRHVRAAGEEGAAVAVCQVDGRRWSTLEGRAVIREDPGSVADAEHRYAERYRRPRENPARVVIEIRVVRVLGNV, translated from the coding sequence ATGTCGCCCGGTACCACGACATCGGGGAAGGGCTGGGTGTTGAAGGATCTCGGAGACGGGTTCCGCGCCTTCTGGCGGGAGCGTCACCTGTCCACGCTGACCACCGTGCGGGCTGACGGCACGCCGCACGTCGTCCCCGTGGGGGTGACGCTGGACCCCGACTCCGGGATCGCACGGGTGATCACCTCGGGCGGCTCGCACAAGGTCCGCCACGTGCGCGCGGCCGGAGAAGAGGGCGCGGCGGTCGCCGTCTGCCAGGTGGACGGGCGCCGCTGGTCGACCCTGGAGGGGCGCGCGGTGATCCGGGAGGACCCCGGGTCGGTCGCCGACGCCGAGCACCGCTACGCCGAGCGCTACCGGCGGCCCCGTGAGAACCCGGCCCGCGTCGTGATCGAGATCCGGGTCGTCCGGGTGCTGGGCAATGTCTGA
- a CDS encoding bifunctional cobalt-precorrin-7 (C(5))-methyltransferase/cobalt-precorrin-6B (C(15))-methyltransferase, which produces MSDLVMVVGIGADGWAGLSAAARRELHAAEVLMGSARQLALVPEPTAERVAWPSPMLPALPALFASHRGRRVCVLASGDPMFHGIGTTLVRLLGTDRVRVLPHPSSASLACARLGWAVDRVEVVSVVTRPVESVHAAVHEGRRVLVLSADGRTPARVAALLAARGYGGSTMTVLERLGAAEERVISGTAGGWSLPVAHDLNVVALECRADAGTVPLPCVPGLPDEAFEHDGQLTKREVRAVTLSRLAPVPGELLWDVGAGAGSIAIEWMRGHPANRAVAVESHPERAARISRNAAGLGVPGLNVVTGPAPAALAGLEPPEAVFIGGGVTVPGVVEECWEALRPGGRLVANAVTVESEAVLASWHGELGGDLVRLAVSRAAPVGGFTGWRPMMPVTTWTAIKPMEDER; this is translated from the coding sequence ATGTCTGACCTCGTCATGGTCGTCGGCATCGGCGCCGACGGCTGGGCGGGCCTGTCGGCGGCGGCGCGGCGCGAGCTGCACGCCGCCGAGGTCCTGATGGGCAGCGCCCGGCAGCTGGCGCTGGTCCCCGAGCCGACCGCCGAGCGCGTCGCCTGGCCCTCGCCGATGCTCCCGGCCCTGCCCGCGCTGTTCGCCTCCCACCGGGGGCGCCGGGTGTGCGTGCTGGCCAGCGGCGACCCCATGTTCCACGGCATCGGCACGACGCTGGTCCGGCTGCTCGGCACGGACCGGGTCCGGGTGCTGCCCCATCCGTCGTCGGCCTCGCTGGCCTGCGCCCGGCTCGGCTGGGCCGTCGACCGGGTCGAGGTGGTCAGCGTCGTGACGAGGCCGGTCGAGTCGGTCCACGCCGCGGTCCACGAGGGCCGCCGGGTGCTGGTCCTCAGCGCCGACGGCCGCACCCCGGCGCGGGTCGCCGCGTTGCTCGCCGCGCGCGGGTACGGCGGCAGCACGATGACGGTCCTGGAGCGGCTCGGCGCCGCCGAGGAGCGTGTGATCTCCGGCACGGCGGGCGGCTGGTCCCTGCCGGTGGCCCACGACCTCAACGTGGTCGCGCTGGAGTGCCGCGCCGACGCCGGGACCGTGCCCCTGCCCTGCGTGCCGGGGCTGCCGGACGAGGCCTTCGAGCACGACGGCCAGCTCACCAAGCGCGAGGTGCGCGCGGTGACCCTCTCCCGGCTCGCCCCCGTCCCCGGCGAGCTGCTGTGGGACGTCGGCGCGGGGGCGGGCAGCATCGCGATCGAGTGGATGCGCGGTCATCCGGCCAACCGGGCGGTGGCGGTGGAGAGCCACCCCGAGCGGGCCGCGCGGATCTCCCGCAACGCCGCGGGGCTCGGCGTGCCCGGCCTGAACGTGGTGACCGGGCCGGCTCCCGCGGCGCTCGCCGGCCTGGAGCCGCCCGAAGCCGTCTTCATCGGGGGAGGGGTGACCGTCCCCGGGGTGGTGGAGGAGTGCTGGGAGGCGCTGCGGCCCGGCGGCAGGCTGGTCGCCAACGCGGTCACCGTGGAGTCGGAGGCCGTCCTGGCCTCCTGGCACGGTGAGCTCGGCGGCGACCTGGTCCGGCTGGCGGTCAGCAGGGCGGCACCGGTCGGCGGCTTCACCGGCTGGCGGCCGATGATGCCCGTGACGACCTGGACGGCGATCAAACCGATGGAGGATGAGCGATGA
- a CDS encoding TetR/AcrR family transcriptional regulator has product MSEQDMGVRARLIEVGVDLVAREGMQSLTLREIARRAGVSHGAPRHYFPTHVALLSAIARQGFADLTAKVTETAGEGRADPRARLLALGGVYLDFALTNPGMFELMFRHDLLESNHLGLRETSLPLFDILTDLVTRARTRPGPAPQVVAGALWANLHGIAQLWGWGSLRLATGADDAGPLLRAALDAHLGPENR; this is encoded by the coding sequence ATGAGTGAGCAGGACATGGGCGTCCGTGCCCGTCTGATAGAGGTCGGAGTCGACCTGGTGGCCAGGGAGGGGATGCAGTCCCTGACGCTGCGGGAGATCGCCCGCCGGGCCGGGGTCTCGCACGGGGCTCCGCGCCATTACTTCCCGACCCACGTGGCCCTGCTGTCGGCCATCGCACGTCAGGGCTTCGCCGACCTGACCGCCAAGGTCACCGAGACGGCGGGGGAAGGCCGGGCGGACCCCCGGGCCCGGCTCCTGGCGCTGGGAGGCGTCTACCTCGACTTCGCACTGACCAACCCCGGCATGTTCGAGCTGATGTTCCGCCATGACCTGCTGGAGAGCAACCACCTCGGCTTGCGGGAGACGAGCCTGCCGCTCTTCGACATCCTTACCGACCTTGTCACCCGGGCGCGGACACGGCCCGGCCCCGCGCCACAGGTCGTCGCCGGCGCGCTCTGGGCCAACCTGCACGGCATCGCCCAGCTGTGGGGATGGGGCAGCCTCCGGCTCGCCACGGGAGCCGACGACGCCGGACCGCTGCTGCGCGCCGCGCTGGACGCGCACCTCGGACCGGAGAACCGGTGA
- a CDS encoding branched-chain amino acid transaminase produces the protein MALREAEAIWMDGALVPWGEARVHVLSHALHYGTAVLEGTRTHDTPDGPAVFRLDAHLDRLYRSARIIGLDIPYAPAELRAATLETVAANGHSSCYIRHLVHRGYGEMGVAARGCPVTVSIATWEWEALLGEGVRLMTSSWRRNDPAVVPTSAKATGPYLNSVLAKAEALDAGFDEAVLLNAAGYVSECTAANVFTVRDGVLSTPPSSAGALEGITQDTVERLGADLGLPVLRRDLLRADLYTADEMFLCGTAAGIVPVRSVDNRELGGPGPVTAKLIDVYDAAVHGRDDRYRHWLTPAGPR, from the coding sequence ATGGCGCTGCGGGAAGCGGAAGCGATCTGGATGGACGGTGCGCTGGTCCCCTGGGGCGAGGCGCGCGTCCACGTGCTGTCGCACGCGCTGCACTACGGAACCGCCGTGCTCGAAGGCACCAGGACCCACGACACGCCCGACGGGCCCGCGGTCTTCCGGCTCGACGCGCACCTCGACAGGCTCTACCGGAGCGCCAGGATCATCGGTCTGGACATCCCCTACGCGCCCGCCGAGCTCCGTGCGGCCACCCTGGAGACGGTCGCGGCCAACGGCCACTCCTCCTGCTACATCCGACACCTCGTCCACCGGGGCTACGGTGAGATGGGCGTCGCGGCCCGCGGCTGCCCGGTCACCGTCTCGATCGCCACCTGGGAGTGGGAGGCGCTGCTCGGTGAGGGGGTGCGCCTGATGACCAGCTCCTGGCGGCGCAACGACCCGGCGGTCGTGCCGACGTCCGCCAAGGCGACGGGCCCCTACCTCAACTCGGTCCTGGCCAAGGCCGAGGCGCTCGACGCCGGATTCGACGAGGCGGTGCTGCTCAACGCGGCGGGCTACGTCAGCGAGTGCACGGCGGCCAACGTCTTCACGGTCCGCGACGGAGTGCTGTCGACCCCGCCCTCCAGCGCGGGAGCACTGGAGGGCATCACCCAGGACACGGTCGAGCGGCTCGGCGCCGACCTCGGCCTGCCGGTGCTCAGGCGCGACCTGCTCCGCGCGGACCTCTACACGGCCGACGAGATGTTCCTGTGCGGGACGGCGGCCGGGATCGTGCCGGTCCGCTCCGTCGACAACCGCGAGCTCGGCGGTCCGGGCCCGGTCACGGCCAAGCTCATCGACGTCTACGACGCCGCCGTCCACGGCCGCGACGACCGCTACCGCCACTGGCTGACCCCCGCCGGCCCCCGCTGA